The following are from one region of the Erwinia billingiae Eb661 genome:
- the tamB gene encoding autotransporter assembly complex protein TamB: MSRWKKVLIGILIFLLVLLGGIAFLIGTTPGLHLLLNGAARWVPGLQIKQVEGGWRNLTLTGVQYEMPGVTVNAGEFHLAVKLGCLKHSAFCVNDLSLKDVNVVVDSKKMAPAAPAPAEEEPSSGDLSTPYPITLRQLALHNINVKVDDTAISLADFTSGISWQGRALTLNPTHIQGLLIALPKAAKVADEQIVQPKVQQPKADEPPLGETLKAMFAKPLLPDLPDFNMPLDVDVQEILGEQLRITGDTDITVNRLLVKAKTQDKLLHLETLNVDSPQGQLNAQGQATLSDNWPVNFTLNSTVNVDPIKGEKIKMTLDGGLREQLNMALNLSGPVQVQMDGNTRLADVGLPLSVNVKSPQLRWPLTGEIQYEVDNFNFSFKGKATDYAMSLKAALKGQGIPPATVALDGKGNIEQFSLDKLRLAALEGNIDLTALVDWSKAISWRSDLTLSGINTAKQYPDWPAKLEGHISTRGSLYGGSWQMRVPELKLRGNVKQNAVTADGSLYGNSYNQWDIPGLKLVLGRNNINLKGSLGDKLNLDADIDAQHLDNALPGLGGVAKGTIKARGDLKKPQLLADLTATGLRWQALTIARVALNGDVSSGEQVQGKLTLKVDRLKQDALDISQITLDASGSEKQHQLKLNIDGKPVSGQLALNGSFDRAEQRWKGTLNNTRFDTPVGEWRLTRPITLDYLNSKQTVSIGPHCWLNPNAELCVPQTIEAGPSGHAKVQLNRFDLAMAKPFLTEDTQLRGVFSGDADVSWTAGGGLPQGRVSLKGNGVKVEQNVQGNTLPIAFDTLNLNAAMRNGRAQLDWLIRIANNGQLDGNVQIADPEGKRTLSGNVNIANLSLALLNPALMRGEKVAGIVSSNLRLGGSLQKPQVFGQLGLKNVDVDGSFMPVDLTSANLNMVFNGMSSTLEGLIQTSKGQLTLSGGADWSVLDAWRARIAAKGDKIRVTVPPMVRMDVSPDLVFEATPQMFNLDGRVDIPWARINVQEVPESAVGVSSDEVLLDKNLQPIAPKSTAIPINSNLVIHVGDDVRISAFGLKAKLNGDLKMVQDRRGLGLNGQINIPSGRFHAYGQDLIVRKGELQFSGPADQPYLNIEAIRNPEATENDVTAGVRVTGLADEPKVEVFSDPAMSQQEALSYLLRGQGLDSNGSDSSAVTSALVGLGLAQSGQVVGKIGETFGVSNLALDTAGVGVSQQVQVSGYVLPGLQVKYGVGIFDSLATLTLRYRLMPKLYLEAVSGLDQALDLLYQFEF; this comes from the coding sequence ATGAGTCGTTGGAAAAAGGTCCTTATTGGAATCCTGATCTTCCTGCTGGTGCTGCTGGGCGGCATCGCCTTTTTAATTGGCACCACGCCCGGCCTGCATCTGCTGCTTAACGGCGCCGCGCGCTGGGTTCCGGGGCTGCAAATCAAACAGGTCGAGGGCGGCTGGCGAAACCTGACGCTGACCGGCGTGCAGTATGAAATGCCGGGCGTCACGGTTAACGCCGGCGAGTTCCACCTCGCGGTAAAGTTGGGCTGCCTGAAACACAGTGCGTTCTGCGTCAACGACCTGTCGCTGAAAGATGTGAATGTGGTGGTCGACAGCAAGAAAATGGCGCCGGCGGCACCTGCACCGGCGGAAGAAGAGCCGTCCTCGGGCGATCTCAGCACGCCGTATCCGATCACCTTGCGTCAGCTTGCGCTGCACAATATCAATGTGAAGGTGGATGACACGGCGATTTCCCTCGCCGACTTCACCTCCGGCATCAGTTGGCAGGGCCGCGCGCTGACGCTGAATCCTACCCATATTCAGGGGCTGCTGATCGCACTGCCAAAGGCGGCGAAAGTGGCCGATGAACAGATTGTGCAGCCAAAAGTGCAGCAGCCGAAGGCCGACGAACCGCCGCTGGGCGAAACGCTGAAAGCGATGTTTGCCAAACCGTTGCTGCCGGATCTGCCTGATTTCAACATGCCGCTGGATGTCGATGTTCAAGAGATCCTTGGCGAGCAGTTGCGCATCACCGGCGATACCGATATCACCGTTAACCGCCTGTTAGTGAAAGCGAAAACTCAGGACAAACTGCTGCATCTGGAAACGCTGAATGTCGACTCGCCGCAGGGACAGCTAAACGCCCAGGGACAAGCGACGCTGTCTGACAACTGGCCGGTGAACTTCACGCTCAACAGCACCGTCAACGTCGATCCGATCAAAGGTGAGAAGATCAAAATGACGCTGGACGGGGGCCTGCGCGAGCAGCTCAATATGGCGTTGAATCTTTCTGGTCCGGTTCAGGTGCAGATGGACGGCAATACCCGCCTGGCCGACGTTGGCCTGCCGCTGTCTGTGAACGTGAAGAGCCCGCAGCTGCGCTGGCCGCTGACCGGTGAAATTCAGTACGAAGTAGATAATTTCAACTTCAGCTTTAAAGGCAAAGCGACGGATTACGCGATGTCGCTGAAGGCCGCGCTGAAAGGGCAGGGCATTCCGCCTGCCACGGTAGCGCTGGACGGCAAAGGCAATATCGAGCAGTTCTCGCTGGATAAACTGCGTCTCGCGGCGCTGGAAGGCAATATTGACCTGACGGCGCTGGTGGACTGGAGCAAGGCAATCAGCTGGCGCAGCGATCTGACGCTGTCTGGCATCAATACCGCGAAGCAATATCCTGACTGGCCGGCGAAGCTGGAAGGTCACATCTCCACGCGCGGCAGCCTGTATGGCGGCAGTTGGCAGATGCGCGTGCCGGAACTGAAACTGCGCGGCAACGTCAAGCAGAACGCGGTCACCGCAGACGGTTCCCTATACGGCAACAGCTATAACCAGTGGGATATTCCGGGCCTGAAGCTGGTGCTGGGCCGCAACAATATCAACCTGAAGGGATCGCTGGGCGACAAGCTCAACCTGGATGCCGATATTGATGCGCAGCATCTGGACAACGCGTTGCCAGGCCTTGGCGGCGTGGCGAAAGGCACCATCAAAGCCCGTGGCGATCTGAAAAAGCCGCAGCTGCTGGCGGATCTGACCGCGACGGGACTGCGCTGGCAGGCGCTGACCATTGCCCGCGTTGCGCTGAACGGCGACGTCAGTTCCGGCGAGCAGGTTCAGGGTAAGCTGACGCTGAAGGTCGATCGACTGAAGCAGGATGCGCTGGATATCTCGCAAATCACTCTGGATGCCAGCGGCAGCGAAAAACAGCATCAGCTGAAGCTGAATATCGACGGCAAGCCGGTCTCGGGCCAGCTGGCGCTGAACGGCAGTTTTGACCGGGCTGAGCAGCGCTGGAAAGGCACGCTCAACAACACCCGCTTCGATACCCCGGTCGGTGAATGGCGCCTGACGCGCCCAATCACGCTGGATTATCTCAACAGCAAGCAGACCGTCAGCATCGGGCCGCACTGCTGGCTCAATCCGAATGCCGAGCTCTGCGTGCCGCAAACCATTGAAGCCGGGCCTTCCGGCCACGCCAAAGTGCAGCTCAATCGCTTCGACCTGGCGATGGCCAAGCCGTTCCTCACGGAAGACACCCAGCTTCGCGGCGTGTTCAGCGGTGATGCGGACGTCAGTTGGACCGCCGGCGGTGGTTTACCGCAGGGCCGCGTCTCGCTGAAAGGCAACGGCGTGAAGGTCGAGCAGAACGTGCAGGGCAACACGCTGCCGATTGCGTTCGACACGCTGAACCTGAATGCCGCGATGCGCAATGGCCGCGCTCAGTTGGACTGGCTGATCCGCATTGCCAATAACGGTCAGCTGGATGGCAACGTACAAATTGCCGATCCCGAGGGCAAGCGCACGCTGTCAGGCAATGTGAATATCGCCAACCTGTCGCTGGCGCTGCTGAACCCGGCGCTGATGAGAGGCGAAAAGGTCGCGGGGATCGTCAGTTCCAACCTTCGTCTGGGCGGCAGCCTGCAGAAACCGCAGGTGTTCGGTCAGCTTGGGCTGAAGAACGTGGATGTCGACGGCAGCTTTATGCCGGTCGACCTGACCAGCGCCAACCTTAATATGGTGTTCAACGGCATGAGCTCGACGCTGGAAGGGCTGATTCAGACCTCGAAAGGGCAGCTGACCTTAAGCGGTGGCGCGGACTGGAGTGTGCTGGATGCCTGGCGGGCGCGGATCGCCGCCAAGGGCGATAAAATCCGCGTGACGGTGCCGCCGATGGTGCGGATGGACGTCTCGCCGGACCTGGTATTTGAAGCGACGCCGCAAATGTTCAACCTCGATGGTCGCGTTGATATTCCGTGGGCGCGCATCAACGTGCAGGAAGTGCCGGAGAGCGCGGTGGGCGTGTCGTCGGATGAAGTGCTGCTGGATAAAAACCTGCAGCCTATCGCACCGAAATCGACCGCTATTCCGATTAACAGCAACCTGGTGATCCACGTCGGTGACGATGTGCGCATCAGCGCCTTTGGTCTGAAAGCCAAACTGAATGGCGATCTGAAAATGGTGCAGGACCGTCGTGGCCTGGGCCTGAACGGCCAGATCAACATTCCTTCCGGCCGCTTCCATGCTTACGGACAGGATCTGATTGTGCGCAAAGGTGAGCTGCAATTCTCCGGTCCGGCGGATCAGCCGTACCTGAATATTGAAGCGATCCGTAACCCGGAAGCGACGGAAAATGATGTTACCGCCGGCGTGCGCGTCACCGGGCTGGCCGATGAGCCGAAGGTGGAAGTGTTCTCCGATCCGGCAATGTCACAGCAGGAAGCCTTGTCCTACCTGCTTCGCGGACAGGGTCTGGACTCGAATGGCAGCGACAGCAGTGCAGTAACCTCAGCATTAGTGGGATTGGGACTTGCACAAAGTGGTCAGGTTGTGGGTAAAATCGGGGAGACCTTTGGCGTAAGCAATCTCGCCCTGGATACGGCCGGCGTCGGTGTCAGCCAGCAGGTCCAGGTCAGCGGCTACGTTCTGCCGGGTCTACAGGTAAAATACGGTGTTGGCATATTTGATTCACTGGCGACCTTAACCCTGCGTTATCGCCTGATGCCCAAGCTCTATTTGGAAGCAGTGTCTGGTCTCGACCAGGCCCTGGATTTGCTTTATCAGTTTGAGTTCTAG
- a CDS encoding methyl-accepting chemotaxis protein: MLRKISIRTGLLVLLALMTLMLLGVSLMGIVAINKGNRSLEVVNRIQGIELNSLSLTNNSLLRARTTAALSVRKMEIGMIDEATLATQRVSTYIDLSKKGLKTFVDAGTVTAHGKKLSDDIVASYDLYLQQGIMPMLDALQKQNTDGYYTVLEEKLTALNNTFTKAADAFNVYANQVTDAQLAEAAHNQKMLTLLILCCGVLTVILLSVAWLLLRAILLKPLESAIGHLEFVAAGDLTQALPESGNNELGRLNAALAAMQSSLQLSVSRVRDASLQIDIGSRELSSGNINLSQRTEESAASLEQTAASMEQLTATVKLNADNASQAHQLARSVSDSADRGSEVVSYVMDKMQEISNSSKRIGDILGVIDGIAFQTNILALNASVEAARAGEQGRGFAVVASEVRNLAQRSATAAKEIRTLIAESQSRVSEGSEMATKAGETMDEIASEVMRVTTLMKEISSASQEQSHGIEQVNQAVTQMDEVAQQNAALVEQAMAATQSLEEQSQQLVQSMAVFKVSPA; the protein is encoded by the coding sequence ATGCTTAGAAAAATTTCGATTCGAACGGGGTTATTAGTGTTGTTAGCGCTGATGACGCTGATGCTACTGGGCGTTAGCCTGATGGGCATCGTTGCCATTAACAAAGGGAATCGATCGCTGGAGGTGGTCAACCGCATTCAGGGTATCGAGTTAAACAGCTTATCGCTTACCAATAACAGCCTGCTTCGTGCACGCACCACGGCAGCGTTATCGGTAAGGAAGATGGAAATAGGGATGATTGATGAGGCCACCCTGGCCACTCAGCGGGTCAGTACCTATATCGATCTCTCAAAAAAAGGCTTAAAAACCTTTGTTGATGCCGGCACGGTGACCGCGCATGGCAAAAAGCTCTCCGATGACATTGTCGCCAGTTATGACCTCTATCTGCAGCAGGGCATCATGCCGATGCTGGATGCGCTGCAAAAGCAGAACACCGACGGTTATTACACCGTTCTGGAAGAAAAGCTCACCGCGTTAAATAACACCTTTACCAAAGCGGCCGATGCTTTCAACGTCTATGCCAATCAGGTCACGGATGCGCAGCTGGCGGAAGCCGCTCACAACCAGAAAATGCTGACCCTTTTGATCCTGTGCTGCGGCGTTCTGACGGTGATCCTGCTTTCCGTCGCCTGGCTGCTGTTGCGGGCGATCCTGCTGAAACCGCTCGAGTCCGCCATCGGGCATCTGGAATTCGTCGCCGCAGGCGATTTAACCCAGGCACTGCCGGAAAGTGGCAACAATGAGCTGGGACGACTGAATGCGGCGCTGGCGGCGATGCAGAGCTCTCTGCAGCTCTCGGTCAGCCGGGTGCGCGATGCCAGCCTGCAAATTGATATCGGCAGCCGTGAGCTCTCTTCGGGCAACATCAACCTCTCTCAGCGCACCGAGGAGTCAGCGGCGTCGCTGGAGCAAACTGCCGCCAGCATGGAGCAACTGACGGCGACGGTGAAGCTGAATGCCGATAACGCCAGCCAGGCGCATCAGCTGGCAAGGTCGGTTTCTGACAGCGCCGATCGTGGTAGCGAAGTGGTGAGCTACGTGATGGATAAGATGCAGGAGATCTCCAACAGCTCTAAGCGCATTGGCGACATCCTCGGCGTGATTGACGGCATCGCCTTCCAGACCAACATCCTCGCGCTGAACGCCTCTGTAGAGGCCGCACGCGCCGGAGAACAGGGCAGAGGCTTTGCCGTGGTCGCCAGCGAGGTGCGCAACCTGGCGCAGCGCAGTGCCACGGCGGCGAAAGAGATCCGCACGCTGATCGCTGAATCGCAAAGCCGGGTCAGCGAAGGCTCGGAGATGGCGACCAAAGCCGGAGAGACCATGGACGAAATCGCCAGCGAAGTGATGCGGGTGACCACGCTGATGAAGGAGATTTCCAGCGCGTCTCAGGAGCAGAGTCATGGCATCGAGCAGGTGAACCAGGCGGTGACGCAGATGGATGAGGTGGCACAGCAGAATGCCGCGCTGGTCGAGCAGGCGATGGCCGCCACCCAGTCGCTGGAGGAGCAGTCGCAGCAGCTGGTGCAATCAATGGCGGTGTTTAAGGTCAGCCCAGCCTGA
- the ppa gene encoding inorganic diphosphatase, with protein sequence MSLTQVPAGKDLPEDIYVVIEIPANADPIKYEVDKDTGALFVDRFMSTAMFYPCNYGYINHTLSLDGDPVDVLVPTAYPLQPGSVIRCRPVGVLKMTDESGEDAKVVAVPHSKLTKEYDHIKDVNDLPELLRAQITHFFEQYKALEKGKWVKVEGWDDAAAAKAEIVTSFERAAKK encoded by the coding sequence ATGAGTTTGACCCAGGTTCCAGCGGGCAAAGACCTGCCAGAAGATATCTATGTTGTTATTGAGATCCCGGCCAATGCCGATCCGATCAAATATGAAGTCGACAAAGATACCGGTGCCCTGTTCGTTGACCGCTTTATGTCTACCGCGATGTTCTATCCGTGCAACTACGGTTACATCAACCACACCCTGTCTTTAGACGGTGACCCGGTAGATGTACTGGTCCCTACCGCCTATCCGCTGCAGCCGGGCTCGGTTATCCGTTGCCGTCCTGTTGGCGTGCTGAAAATGACCGACGAATCTGGCGAAGATGCCAAGGTTGTTGCCGTTCCGCACAGCAAGCTGACCAAAGAATACGATCACATCAAAGATGTGAACGACCTGCCAGAACTGCTGCGTGCGCAGATCACTCACTTCTTCGAGCAATACAAAGCGCTGGAAAAAGGCAAATGGGTGAAAGTTGAAGGCTGGGACGACGCGGCCGCAGCGAAAGCTGAAATCGTGACCTCTTTCGAGCGCGCTGCGAAGAAGTAA
- the mpl gene encoding UDP-N-acetylmuramate:L-alanyl-gamma-D-glutamyl-meso-diaminopimelate ligase — MRIHILGICGTFMGGLAVLARALGHEVTGSDANVYPPMSTLLEKQGIDLIQGYDASQLDPAPDLVIIGNAMTRGNACVEAVLERNIPYLSGPQWLHDFVLRDRWVIAVAGTHGKTTTAGMAAWILQACGLEPGFVIGGVPGNFDVSATLGKSPFFVIEADEYDCAFFDKRSKFVHYCPRTLILNNLEFDHADIFDDLKAIQRQFHHLVRIVPGQGKILMPDHDVNIKQVMAMGCWSEQETVGDSGHWQAKKLTPDASRWEVWLDGERVAEVNWALVGEHNMHNGMMAIAAARHVGIKPEDAGLALNDFINARRRLELRGEANGVKVYDDFAHHPTAILATMTALRSKVGGTARILAVLEPRSNTMKMGISKDDLAPALARADEVFLLQPHHIPWQVSEVAEACSQPAHWSPDVDVLVEMIVKVAQPGDTILVMSNGGFGGIHQKLLDRLAK, encoded by the coding sequence ATGCGTATTCATATCCTCGGTATCTGTGGCACCTTCATGGGTGGCCTGGCCGTACTGGCCCGGGCACTGGGCCATGAAGTGACGGGTTCAGATGCGAACGTTTATCCGCCGATGAGCACGCTGCTTGAAAAACAAGGTATTGATTTAATTCAGGGTTATGATGCTTCCCAGCTCGATCCTGCACCGGATTTAGTGATCATCGGTAATGCGATGACGCGCGGAAATGCCTGTGTTGAAGCGGTACTCGAGCGCAACATTCCTTACCTCTCAGGCCCGCAATGGCTGCATGATTTCGTGCTGCGTGACCGTTGGGTCATCGCGGTGGCCGGAACCCATGGAAAAACCACCACGGCGGGGATGGCGGCATGGATTTTACAGGCGTGCGGCCTCGAACCGGGCTTCGTAATCGGGGGCGTGCCGGGAAACTTCGATGTCTCGGCAACTTTAGGAAAAAGCCCATTCTTCGTGATTGAAGCCGACGAGTATGACTGCGCCTTCTTCGACAAGCGTTCCAAATTCGTGCATTACTGCCCGCGCACGCTGATCCTCAACAACCTTGAGTTTGATCACGCGGATATTTTTGACGATCTGAAAGCGATCCAGCGCCAGTTCCACCATCTGGTGCGGATCGTCCCAGGCCAGGGCAAAATCCTGATGCCGGATCACGACGTCAACATCAAGCAGGTGATGGCGATGGGCTGCTGGAGCGAACAGGAAACCGTTGGCGACTCCGGTCACTGGCAGGCGAAAAAGCTGACGCCGGACGCCTCACGTTGGGAAGTCTGGCTGGACGGTGAGCGCGTGGCGGAAGTGAACTGGGCGCTGGTGGGCGAACACAACATGCATAACGGCATGATGGCGATCGCCGCCGCACGTCACGTCGGCATTAAACCGGAGGATGCCGGTCTGGCGCTGAACGACTTTATCAACGCCCGTCGCCGCCTGGAACTGCGCGGTGAAGCCAACGGCGTCAAAGTCTATGACGACTTTGCCCATCACCCAACGGCGATCCTCGCTACCATGACCGCCTTACGCAGCAAGGTTGGCGGCACCGCCCGTATTCTGGCCGTACTGGAACCGCGTTCTAATACCATGAAAATGGGCATCAGTAAGGACGACCTGGCGCCGGCGCTGGCGCGTGCGGATGAAGTGTTCCTACTGCAGCCGCACCATATTCCGTGGCAGGTTTCAGAAGTGGCGGAAGCCTGCTCGCAGCCGGCGCACTGGAGCCCGGATGTGGATGTGCTGGTTGAGATGATTGTGAAAGTGGCGCAGCCGGGCGACACCATTCTGGT
- the tamA gene encoding autotransporter assembly complex protein TamA gives MLGLLAAAPFAEAATVRLQVTGLSGELQKNVRARLSTISSDEVSADGRFRARVSDAVKEGLKALGYYEPTIEFDLQPPPAGGKRPVLVAKVTAGEPVKLAGETVVLRGEARTDKDYLALVKNGRGKIGGVLNHSDYDGFKSSLSNMALRKGYFDGDYTKSQLGVSVERREAFWDIDYDSGQRYRFGDVSFEGSQIREEYLQNLVPFKKGDYYSSRDLAELNRRLSATGWFNSVVVAPEFSKSRKTKILPLHGVVSPRTENTIETGVGYSTDVGPRVKATWKKPWVNSYGHSLTTSANISAPEQQLDFSYKIPLLKNPIEQYYLLQGGLKKTDLNDTKSDSSTLAASRYWDSSSGWQRAINLRWSLDHFTQGNVTNTTMLIYPGVSVNRTRSRGGLMPTWGDSQRYSLDVSDTTWGSDIDFAVVQAQNVWIRTLADKHRFVARGNLGWIETNDFDKVPPDLRFFAGGDRSIRGYKYKGISPRDDDGKLTGASKLATGSLEYQYNVTGKWWGAVFVDSGEAVNDIKQTDLKTGAGFGVRWQSPVGPVKLDIARPIGDDEHRDVQFYIGLGPEL, from the coding sequence ATGTTAGGTCTTTTAGCTGCTGCACCGTTCGCTGAAGCAGCGACCGTGCGTTTGCAGGTGACGGGGTTATCGGGGGAGTTACAAAAGAACGTCCGTGCGCGGTTGTCCACCATTTCGAGCGATGAAGTCTCGGCGGATGGCCGTTTCCGTGCCCGTGTCAGTGATGCGGTAAAAGAAGGCCTGAAGGCGCTGGGCTATTACGAACCGACCATCGAGTTCGATCTGCAACCGCCGCCGGCGGGCGGTAAAAGGCCGGTGCTGGTGGCGAAAGTCACCGCCGGCGAACCGGTGAAGCTGGCCGGCGAAACGGTGGTCCTGCGAGGCGAAGCCCGCACCGATAAAGATTACCTGGCGCTGGTCAAAAATGGCCGTGGCAAAATCGGCGGCGTACTGAACCACAGTGATTATGACGGCTTTAAAAGCTCTCTCAGCAACATGGCGCTGCGCAAAGGCTACTTCGATGGTGACTACACAAAAAGTCAGCTGGGTGTCTCTGTAGAGCGCCGTGAGGCCTTCTGGGATATCGATTACGACAGCGGCCAGCGTTACCGCTTTGGCGACGTCAGCTTTGAAGGCTCGCAAATTCGTGAAGAGTATCTGCAAAACCTGGTGCCGTTTAAAAAGGGCGACTATTACAGCTCTCGTGACCTGGCGGAACTGAACCGCCGTTTATCCGCCACAGGCTGGTTTAACTCGGTAGTGGTAGCACCAGAATTCAGTAAATCACGAAAAACCAAAATTCTTCCGCTGCATGGCGTCGTCAGCCCACGCACCGAGAACACCATTGAAACCGGTGTCGGCTACTCCACCGATGTCGGGCCTCGGGTAAAAGCCACCTGGAAAAAGCCGTGGGTCAACAGCTACGGCCACAGCCTGACCACCAGTGCCAATATCTCCGCCCCTGAACAGCAGCTGGATTTCAGCTATAAAATCCCGCTGCTGAAAAATCCCATTGAGCAGTACTACCTGCTGCAGGGCGGCCTGAAAAAAACCGACCTCAACGACACCAAATCCGACTCCTCCACGCTGGCGGCCTCCCGTTACTGGGACTCGTCTTCCGGCTGGCAGCGCGCGATTAACCTGCGCTGGAGCCTCGATCACTTTACTCAGGGTAACGTCACCAACACCACCATGCTGATCTACCCTGGCGTCAGCGTTAACCGCACCCGCTCCCGTGGCGGACTGATGCCGACCTGGGGCGATTCGCAGCGTTACTCGTTAGATGTCTCTGACACCACATGGGGATCGGATATCGACTTCGCGGTGGTGCAGGCGCAGAACGTCTGGATCCGTACGCTGGCAGATAAACACCGCTTTGTGGCCCGTGGCAACCTCGGCTGGATTGAAACCAATGACTTCGACAAAGTGCCGCCGGACCTGCGTTTCTTCGCCGGTGGCGATCGCAGCATTCGTGGTTATAAATACAAAGGCATCTCGCCGCGCGATGACGATGGCAAGCTGACCGGTGCGTCCAAGCTGGCGACCGGCTCGCTGGAATATCAATACAACGTGACCGGCAAATGGTGGGGCGCAGTGTTCGTCGACTCCGGCGAAGCGGTGAATGACATCAAACAGACCGATCTGAAAACCGGCGCCGGTTTTGGCGTGCGCTGGCAGTCGCCGGTCGGCCCGGTCAAGCTGGATATCGCCCGTCCTATCGGCGATGACGAACATCGTGACGTACAGTTTTATATCGGATTGGGGCCTGAACTATGA
- the fbp gene encoding class 1 fructose-bisphosphatase, with product MKTLGEFIVEKQHDFPHATGELTALISAIKLGAKIIHRDINKAGLVDILGASGVENIQGEQQMKLDLFANEKLKAALKARGIVAGIASEEEDEIVIFEGVENGKYVVLMDPLDGSSNIDVNVSVGTIFSIYRRITPAGTPVTEEDFLQPGNQQVAAGYVVYGSSTMLVYTTGCGVHAFTYDPSLGVFCLSAEKMEFPEAGYTYSINEGNYIRFPQGVKKYLKFCQEEDVATHRPYTSRYIGSLVADFHRNLLKGGIYLYPSTASHPKGKLRLLYECNPMAFLAEQAGGKASDGKNRILDLTPETLHERSPFFVGNTAMVEDQERFLREFPDA from the coding sequence ATGAAAACGTTAGGCGAATTCATCGTCGAGAAGCAACACGACTTTCCTCACGCCACAGGTGAACTGACGGCGCTGATTTCAGCCATCAAACTGGGCGCGAAGATTATCCACCGTGATATCAACAAAGCCGGTCTGGTGGATATTCTCGGCGCCTCCGGCGTAGAGAACATTCAGGGCGAGCAGCAGATGAAGCTCGATCTGTTTGCCAATGAAAAACTCAAAGCAGCATTGAAAGCGCGCGGGATCGTTGCCGGTATCGCCTCCGAAGAAGAAGATGAGATCGTGATCTTCGAAGGTGTCGAGAACGGCAAGTACGTGGTGCTGATGGATCCGCTGGATGGCTCGTCAAACATCGACGTTAACGTCTCTGTGGGCACCATCTTCTCCATCTACCGTCGTATCACCCCAGCCGGCACGCCAGTCACGGAAGAAGACTTCCTGCAGCCGGGCAACCAGCAGGTTGCTGCGGGTTATGTGGTTTACGGTTCGTCCACCATGCTGGTTTACACCACCGGCTGTGGCGTTCACGCCTTCACCTACGACCCGTCACTGGGCGTATTCTGCCTTAGCGCGGAAAAAATGGAGTTCCCGGAAGCGGGCTACACCTACTCCATTAACGAAGGAAACTACATCCGTTTCCCTCAGGGCGTGAAGAAATACCTGAAGTTCTGTCAGGAAGAAGACGTTGCCACGCATCGTCCGTATACCTCACGTTACATCGGTTCTCTGGTTGCAGATTTCCACCGCAACCTGCTGAAAGGCGGCATCTACCTCTACCCAAGCACCGCCAGCCACCCGAAAGGCAAGCTGCGCCTGTTGTATGAGTGCAACCCGATGGCCTTCCTGGCCGAGCAGGCCGGCGGTAAAGCCAGCGACGGTAAAAACCGTATTCTGGATCTGACCCCGGAAACCCTGCACGAGCGTTCACCGTTCTTCGTCGGTAATACCGCGATGGTAGAAGATCAGGAACGTTTCCTGCGCGAATTCCCGGACGCGTAA
- a CDS encoding gamma-glutamylcyclotransferase family protein → MRIIVYGTLRRKQGNSHWMTNGQWLGDHKIDGYALYSLGLYPGVVAGSGQVACEVYRIDASTLGELDALRTKGGEYKRELVQTPYGSAWLYVYQRSIVGREHIVSGDWLQQNAPKPT, encoded by the coding sequence ATGCGAATAATTGTCTACGGCACCTTAAGACGGAAGCAAGGCAACAGTCATTGGATGACCAACGGGCAGTGGCTGGGCGATCATAAGATCGACGGCTACGCGCTTTATAGTTTAGGTCTTTACCCCGGCGTTGTTGCGGGTAGCGGGCAGGTTGCCTGTGAAGTTTACCGTATCGATGCGTCCACACTGGGCGAGCTCGATGCACTCAGAACCAAGGGCGGGGAGTACAAGCGTGAGCTGGTGCAAACGCCTTACGGCAGCGCCTGGCTCTATGTGTATCAGCGTTCGATTGTCGGGAGAGAGCATATTGTCAGCGGCGACTGGCTGCAACAAAATGCACCCAAACCCACCTGA
- a CDS encoding lysozyme inhibitor LprI family protein has protein sequence MKKTIAITGLLMAFYGHADVSPIDTAQQQCLDKASTTVAMQQCFSAANQAWDSEMNQQYGKLTATLNSEQKAKLRTAQRAWLKYRDSWLDATKARLSDGGTMASLQVGAQSVSLVKNQALALKSLADGNSGNP, from the coding sequence ATGAAAAAAACCATTGCGATTACAGGCCTGTTAATGGCGTTTTACGGCCACGCAGACGTGAGCCCGATTGATACCGCCCAGCAACAATGCCTGGATAAAGCCTCTACCACCGTGGCCATGCAGCAGTGTTTTAGCGCAGCGAATCAGGCCTGGGACAGTGAAATGAATCAGCAATACGGCAAACTGACAGCCACGCTAAACAGTGAGCAGAAAGCCAAATTACGCACCGCGCAGCGTGCCTGGCTGAAATACCGCGACAGCTGGCTGGATGCCACCAAAGCGCGGCTGAGCGATGGCGGCACCATGGCGTCATTACAGGTGGGCGCGCAAAGCGTAAGCCTGGTAAAAAACCAGGCCTTAGCGCTGAAATCGTTGGCGGATGGCAACAGCGGCAACCCTTAA